The following proteins are encoded in a genomic region of uncultured Ilyobacter sp.:
- the selA gene encoding L-seryl-tRNA(Sec) selenium transferase: MKKKLFKQLPKVDEIIKIPEIIELSKNIDYFNFTEGIRDGIDYFRQGIAQGSITELHLKDVVENIKNNIEKKSQMNLRNVINATGTLVHTNLGRSLISEKAAKNVVDVITSYNNLEYNLEEGSRGSRYDHIEKLVCTVTGAEGAVLTNNNAAAVMLALNEFAKDGEAVVSRGELVEIGGSFRVPDIMKISGTKLIEVGTTNRTHPKDYIEAITENTSILLKIHTSNYKIVGFTKEVTNSELAEIGKENNVLTMEDLGSGVLVDFGKYGVKKEPTVQESIASGIDLITFSGDKLLGGPQAGIIVGKKKYIDRLKKNQLLRALRVSKMTLAALESTLRYYLDEREAVSEIPTLSMILENPVKVKEKATQLVEDLHKNNVKCRLVETEATIGGGSMPGETVKSYGVGIEGNPIELEREFRLGTPHIVGIIRNNLFILDVKAVKNDELHRLAKRAVDIIQK, encoded by the coding sequence TTGAAAAAAAAATTATTCAAGCAACTTCCGAAGGTAGATGAAATAATAAAAATACCTGAAATAATAGAACTTTCTAAAAATATAGATTATTTCAATTTTACAGAGGGAATAAGAGACGGAATTGATTATTTTCGACAGGGAATAGCACAGGGTAGTATAACTGAGCTTCATTTAAAAGACGTCGTAGAAAATATCAAAAATAACATAGAAAAAAAATCTCAGATGAATCTGAGAAATGTAATAAATGCAACGGGGACATTGGTTCATACAAACCTCGGAAGATCATTAATCTCTGAAAAGGCAGCCAAAAATGTGGTGGATGTAATAACATCATACAATAACCTGGAATATAACCTTGAAGAAGGAAGCAGAGGCAGCAGGTATGATCATATAGAAAAACTAGTCTGTACAGTTACAGGTGCTGAAGGGGCAGTCCTTACAAATAACAACGCAGCGGCAGTAATGCTGGCTTTAAATGAGTTTGCAAAAGACGGGGAAGCCGTTGTATCAAGGGGGGAACTTGTGGAGATTGGAGGGTCTTTTAGAGTTCCGGATATAATGAAGATATCAGGCACAAAGCTTATAGAGGTGGGAACAACAAACAGAACCCATCCAAAGGATTATATAGAAGCTATAACAGAAAATACCTCTATACTTCTTAAAATCCATACTTCTAATTATAAAATTGTAGGTTTTACCAAGGAAGTCACAAATAGTGAGCTTGCTGAAATAGGAAAAGAAAATAATGTCCTTACAATGGAGGATCTAGGAAGTGGCGTACTTGTAGACTTCGGTAAGTATGGGGTGAAAAAAGAACCTACAGTGCAGGAAAGTATAGCTTCTGGAATAGATTTGATAACCTTTAGCGGGGATAAACTCTTAGGAGGGCCTCAGGCAGGAATAATCGTAGGAAAGAAGAAATATATAGACCGACTTAAAAAGAATCAGCTGCTAAGAGCTCTAAGAGTCAGTAAAATGACATTGGCAGCACTAGAATCTACCTTGAGATATTATCTAGATGAAAGAGAGGCGGTCTCTGAGATTCCTACTCTAAGCATGATATTAGAAAATCCAGTTAAAGTAAAAGAAAAAGCCACACAGTTAGTTGAAGACCTTCATAAGAACAATGTCAAATGTAGACTTGTAGAGACCGAAGCTACAATAGGCGGTGGCTCTATGCCAGGAGAAACAGTAAAGAGCTATGGAGTGGGTATAGAGGGTAATCCAATAGAATTAGAAAGAGAGTTCAGGTTAGGGACACCTCACATTGTTGGAATAATAAGAAATAACCTGTTTATATTAGATGTTAAAGCCGTTAAAAATGATGAACTTCATAGACTTGCCAAAAGAGCAGTTGATATTATTCAAAAATAA
- a CDS encoding C-GCAxxG-C-C family (seleno)protein, which translates to MEKINISKIRKTAENYYENGDFYCSEAVIKTLKDVFKPEIGDEVIALASGFPVGMGNAGCTCGAVVGAQMSLGLIFGRQKAKGKEVEKTMELSREIHDIFRKDNKTLCCRILTKDMKLGSKKHMTQCVKFTGDMAEAAAKIIARELSIETEEGYINSAEKKNFFSKIFRK; encoded by the coding sequence GTGGAGAAAATAAATATTTCAAAAATCAGAAAAACAGCAGAAAATTACTATGAAAACGGCGACTTTTATTGTTCAGAAGCTGTTATAAAAACTTTAAAAGATGTCTTTAAACCTGAAATAGGAGATGAAGTGATTGCATTGGCATCAGGATTTCCTGTGGGAATGGGAAACGCTGGCTGCACATGTGGTGCTGTAGTGGGAGCCCAGATGTCATTAGGACTTATCTTTGGAAGACAAAAAGCAAAGGGAAAAGAGGTAGAAAAAACCATGGAATTATCCAGAGAGATTCATGATATATTCAGAAAAGATAATAAAACTCTTTGCTGTCGGATACTCACAAAAGATATGAAACTTGGCTCTAAAAAGCATATGACACAATGCGTGAAGTTCACAGGAGATATGGCAGAAGCCGCCGCAAAAATAATAGCCAGAGAGTTGTCTATAGAAACTGAAGAGGGTTATATAAATTCAGCAGAGAAAAAAAACTTTTTTAGTAAAATTTTTAGAAAGTAA